In Candidatus Poribacteria bacterium, the sequence CCCCGGAGGTTCGATCAAAGACCGACCGGTCTTAAGAATGCTTACTGAGGCGATTGCATCGGGAGAGCTCACACACGAAAAGGTTATTCTCGACTCCAGTTCTGGCAACGCGGCGATCGCCTATGCTATGATAGGCGCAGCCCTTGGCTACAAAGTCGAACTTGTCATTCCAGACAACGCCAGCGAAGAACGGATAAAACGCATCCAATCACACGGCGCGGATATCATTCATACCGATGCTCTCCTTGGTTACGATGAGGCACTACGGGAAGTTGATCGACGCTATGAAGCGCAACCTGAACGGTATTTTTTTAATTCGCAATACGATAATGAAAACAATTGGCTGGCACACTATGAAACCACCGGTGTCGAAATCTGGAACCAAACAGACGGAAAAGTCACACACTTCGTTGCTGGCGTCGGGACTGGCGGCACCATCACCGGTGTCGGCAGACGACTCAAAAGCTACAACCCAGACATCCAAGTCTGTTCTATTTCACCAGAGGTGTTCCCCGGTATTGAGGGACTCAAACCGCTCGGGGATCCAGAGAATATTGTGCCAGCAATTCTGGATGAATCGGTGATTGATTGCCGCATCCCCACGACGATTGAAAACGCTTACGAAATGTGCAGTCGTCTCGCACGACGCGGATGGTTTGTCGGACAATCTTCCGGCGGCTACTTGTACGGTGCCTACAAAGTCGCCCAACAAATTCAGGCAGGCGTTATCGTCACTGTCTTTAATGACCTCGGTGAACGTTACTTTAGCACAAGGCTGTGGGATTAATCCAAGGAGTTTTATGGAAACAACAGTTATTCCGTTTCGCGGGCTACGCTACGAAGCGACCAAGGTAGAAGGGCTCGCGAACGTCATAGCACCGCCGTATGATGTCATCAAACCCGAAGAACGGGTCGTTTTAGAGGCACGTCACCCTGCCAACATTATCCGCTTAATTCTAAGCCAACCGCACAATGATGACACCGACGACGCAAACCAGTACACACGCGCTGCGACACTGATGAACCAGTGGATAGCGGATGGGACCCTCGTACAGGATGCGACACCGCGCTATTATATCTATGACCAGTCGTTTAGCGCACCAGACGGAAAAAATTATACACGTCGCGCCTTGATCGGTCTTGTGAAATTGCAACCCTTTGAAAATCGGGTCGTCTTACCACACGAAAAGACGCACGCCGGACCGAAGATCGACCGACTCAATCTCATGCGTGAATGCCACGCGAACCTCAGCCCTATTTTCCTCCTTTATGCCGATCCTACCGGTGATATTGAACAGATAATGGAAAGTTTTACCGATATAAACCCACCCGAAATTGACTGTGCTGAGACCTTTAGAAGCACACACCAATTGTGGTGTTTAGACGATATAGAACGCAACAATGAAATCCAAAACCTTTTTTCATCAAAACCACTCCTCATCGCCGATGGACATCACCGTTATGAAACGGCTCTCGCTTTCCAAGATGAAATGGCGCAGACCGGATTATCCGGCTACGGGTATATGATGGTGAACCTTGTCAGGATGGAATCACCGGGCTTGGCTGTTTTAGCCATTCACCGGCTACTGGATAACCTCAGTTCTAATCAGATTGCCCATGCTATTACCAAACTGCCTGAAGTGTTTGAAGTACATGACATTGACACACAAGCAAACCTTATGGCAAAATTGGATACACTGAAGGGGAAATCGGCTGCGGTCGGCATGTATACAGCAGACAATAACTATCGCTTACTAATCCCGCACTCAACAATACCCGACCAATTGGACGTAACACTCGTTCAAGAAACCCTTATCAAAGAGATGTTCCAAGTTGAAACGTTAGCCGATCATATTAGCTACACCGCTTACGCCGATGATGCCGTAGCACACGTGAAATGCACGGCGGATCGCGTCGCGCTCCTCATGAATCCGACTCCAGTAGAACAGGTCTTAGAAGTGGCTATGGCAGGTTCAATAATGCCACAGAAATCTACCTATTTCTATCCGAAGATGGCGACCGGTTTCGTTTTGAATCTGCTGAACCGATAATGCCGTAAATAGCCTAACTTTGGAAGGTAAACCGATGCATCACGAACAGGAAAGAGACACTTTAGCATTTACGCACCAGTTATACGCTGAGACACCTCGTCAACTGGCATTTCAGGCGACAACTATCGCTGAAGCAGAAGTATGGCAGGTTGAGCTGCGGGCAAAACTTAGGGAATTGGTCGGCGGCTTTCCAGAAGACAAATGCGATTTACAACCAGAAGTCTTGGAGACCCGTGAATTCTCCAACTATATCCGTGAAACGGTGCAATTCAAGAGTCGTTCGCATTCAGTTATTTTCGGTTACTTCCTCTCTCCGAAGCATTTTAACAGTTCAACGCCAAACCCGACGATTCTCTGTTTAGCAGGGCACGGGCGCGGTGTAGATGACATCGTTGGGATTGAGGAAGACGGTAGCATGCGTGCGGAATGGGGCGGTTATCAGAACGATTTCGCGCTCCAATGTTTAGCGCAGGGTTACAGTGTGCTTGCTATCGAACAATTCGGGTTTGGGCACCGTCGCGATGCCGTCGCCCATCAAAAAGGTGGCGGAAGTTCCTCGTGCCAACCGAGTGCGGGTGCCGCACTGCTGTTAGGACATACGATGGTAGGCTGGCGGGTCTATGATGCTATGCGAGCGTTTGACTATTTAGGAACCCGTCCTGAAGTCGATATGAAGCGTCTCGGTATCATGGGGATCTCTGGCGGTGGGACGACTACCTTCTTCACCGCAGCAATTGATACACGTATTAAGGCTGCTGTCGTGAGCGGTTATTTCAATACCTTTCGGGACAGTATCCTGAGTCTAAGCCATTGCATAGACAACTACATACCGAATGTGTTACAATATGCAGAGATGTACGATATCGCCGGGTTGATTGCCCCACGCGCATTATTTATTGAATCCGGCACCGAAGATACAATTTTCCCGATTGAAGCTACCCGATTTGCGGTCAACAAAGCAAAAGCAATTTTCAACTGCTTCAGTGCCGACGACAAACTCGGATTCGAGGTGTTTGAGGCGGGGCATAGTTTCTACGGTATCGGGGCATTTGAGTTTCTCAAACAGGCACTGTAAAAGGAGGAGCGTGTGGCAATTGAACTATTTTCGATCGGCACAGAGTTAGTACTCGGACAGATTCAGGATACCAATGCTCACTGGATTGCGCAGCAGATTCTTCAGATCGGTGGGGAATTACGCAGGGTTACGATGCTACGCGATAACGCCGAGGAGATGTCTGAAGCATTGGATTCCGCGATTAAACGGGAAACGTCTCTTATCCTCACAACAGGAGGTCTCGGACCCACACCCGATGATATGACTGTCGAGGTTGTAGCATCTCTCACCGGTACGAAACCTGTCGTGAGCGAAGAGACCATCGCCGAATTTCGGAAACGCCGCGAGATGTCAACAGATGATGTCATCAGTGAAGCACTCACAAAAATGGCAACAATACCAGAAACCGCTATTGTCTTTCAGAATCCAGCAGGTTGGGCACCCTGCATCAGTGTCGAACACAAAGAATCAACAATCATGATGATGCCCGGCCCACCTCGTGAGATGAAAGCTATCTTTGAAACCCATATTCAACCGTTGATCGCTGAACGCTACCGCGCAGAAATCACCACAGCGCGGGTTTATGTTAGCATGTTTGAAGCCGAAGTTTCACCACTGATGCAAAAAGTGATGGAACGCCACCCAGATGTCTACCTAAAGGCGTATGTCTCGCTCCGCAAAGCGGACGGAAGCACTATGCCCGTCGACTTAGTCTCAACAAGTACAGACAAAGCGGATGCCGAGACGCAATTGCAACTCGCTACCGATTACTTCCAAGAACTTGTTGTTGAAGCAGGAAAACATTTTAGCCTTGAAGACGAATAATAGGTGTGCTTTGTAAGTACACCAACCCGTAGGTGATTACCGTGTTCCTCGGAGTGAGGACGATCTGTACTGCACCTACACAAAAGGAGATTTATACTGTGAATCGCAGACCTTCAGGAAACAAACGAAAGCCGCAGACGCGGTACGCGAATCCACCGCGCAGGAAGCGGAAGTCACAACCGAAAAAGCAAAAGGACACCGATGCGAGTCTCGATACTGAAGTCCAAGTGGAAGAAGAGGAACAAAAACCTTCTAAAAAGGACAAAATAGAGGTTGAAGGCACCGTCGTGGAACCTTTACCCAATGCGATGTTTCGCGTCGAGTTGGATAATAAACATCAGATCCTTGCCCATATCTCCGGCAGGATGCGGAAGTTTTTTATCAAAATTTTGCCCGGCGACAAGGTGACCGTAGAATTATCCCCTTATGACCTTACGCGAGGACGTATCACCTATCGGAAAAAGTAGTTTTCTAAATAGAGACTTGTTGGCGCGGTTTTCGACCGCGCACTCGTCAAGGTAACCGTAGGCGCGCTTTCCAGCGCGCACCCGTTTACAAAGCAATCCGCTTTCGCTACGCGACGGGAAATTCCTATGAAACCTACCGCCTTAGTTCACATCAATACTATCCACGACAAGGAGACGGCTCGGCTACTCAATGCTATTGAAGCAAAACGGGAGCAGGTAGAAGAACTCACCGTAACGATCGAAACACTCAAGTCAGAAGTTGACGTATTTCAGCGCCGATACAATGCCCATATCAGCCACCACTACCTCGAACTTGACAAAGTTGAACTTGAAACGAAGGAATATACCCTTCGGCTACAACTGCGACGAGAAAATGTGAGCGAGGCGGAGATAGAGGCGCGTGTAGAATCTTGTTTTAGAACAAGCCGCGCACGGGTTGACGCATACGAGGAAGCAGACGATTCACAACCTATCCCTGAAGAAAACGAGGTCCCTGCACCTAAGGCAAAACACCTGCAAAACCTCTACCGTAAACTCGCCAAACGGTACCACCCCGACAAAGCCATAGATACCAAAGAACAGCACAGACGAGAACAGTTGATGCCACTTGTTAACCGAGCATATCAGGAACACGACATTCAAACTCTTGAACGGTTAAGTCTTGGTGAAACGGAATCAGACATCTCTGAAAAAACAGATGCCGAAAAAC encodes:
- a CDS encoding DUF1015 domain-containing protein, with protein sequence METTVIPFRGLRYEATKVEGLANVIAPPYDVIKPEERVVLEARHPANIIRLILSQPHNDDTDDANQYTRAATLMNQWIADGTLVQDATPRYYIYDQSFSAPDGKNYTRRALIGLVKLQPFENRVVLPHEKTHAGPKIDRLNLMRECHANLSPIFLLYADPTGDIEQIMESFTDINPPEIDCAETFRSTHQLWCLDDIERNNEIQNLFSSKPLLIADGHHRYETALAFQDEMAQTGLSGYGYMMVNLVRMESPGLAVLAIHRLLDNLSSNQIAHAITKLPEVFEVHDIDTQANLMAKLDTLKGKSAAVGMYTADNNYRLLIPHSTIPDQLDVTLVQETLIKEMFQVETLADHISYTAYADDAVAHVKCTADRVALLMNPTPVEQVLEVAMAGSIMPQKSTYFYPKMATGFVLNLLNR
- a CDS encoding acetylxylan esterase; this encodes MHHEQERDTLAFTHQLYAETPRQLAFQATTIAEAEVWQVELRAKLRELVGGFPEDKCDLQPEVLETREFSNYIRETVQFKSRSHSVIFGYFLSPKHFNSSTPNPTILCLAGHGRGVDDIVGIEEDGSMRAEWGGYQNDFALQCLAQGYSVLAIEQFGFGHRRDAVAHQKGGGSSSCQPSAGAALLLGHTMVGWRVYDAMRAFDYLGTRPEVDMKRLGIMGISGGGTTTFFTAAIDTRIKAAVVSGYFNTFRDSILSLSHCIDNYIPNVLQYAEMYDIAGLIAPRALFIESGTEDTIFPIEATRFAVNKAKAIFNCFSADDKLGFEVFEAGHSFYGIGAFEFLKQAL
- a CDS encoding PLP-dependent cysteine synthase family protein — protein: MSMRKPKKVNISEHPLLQIIGQTPLTKIDLFAEELPNVDIYAKIETYNPGGSIKDRPVLRMLTEAIASGELTHEKVILDSSSGNAAIAYAMIGAALGYKVELVIPDNASEERIKRIQSHGADIIHTDALLGYDEALREVDRRYEAQPERYFFNSQYDNENNWLAHYETTGVEIWNQTDGKVTHFVAGVGTGGTITGVGRRLKSYNPDIQVCSISPEVFPGIEGLKPLGDPENIVPAILDESVIDCRIPTTIENAYEMCSRLARRGWFVGQSSGGYLYGAYKVAQQIQAGVIVTVFNDLGERYFSTRLWD
- the infA gene encoding translation initiation factor IF-1 produces the protein MEEEEQKPSKKDKIEVEGTVVEPLPNAMFRVELDNKHQILAHISGRMRKFFIKILPGDKVTVELSPYDLTRGRITYRKK
- a CDS encoding competence/damage-inducible protein A; protein product: MAIELFSIGTELVLGQIQDTNAHWIAQQILQIGGELRRVTMLRDNAEEMSEALDSAIKRETSLILTTGGLGPTPDDMTVEVVASLTGTKPVVSEETIAEFRKRREMSTDDVISEALTKMATIPETAIVFQNPAGWAPCISVEHKESTIMMMPGPPREMKAIFETHIQPLIAERYRAEITTARVYVSMFEAEVSPLMQKVMERHPDVYLKAYVSLRKADGSTMPVDLVSTSTDKADAETQLQLATDYFQELVVEAGKHFSLEDE